The following proteins are co-located in the Flammeovirga kamogawensis genome:
- a CDS encoding flavin reductase family protein, which translates to MQTKTMDTTLFKAAMRHLTATVTVVSTNGVAGKNGITATAVSSLSDTPPSLVVCVNKKSDFHDQVTKNKVFSVHILSEEMTEISNCFAGYKGLQGEDKFSMGEWTLENNFYNLNKALVNIHCELAESHNGFSHSIFVGKMIDIELNEENEDKPLLYGQGNYTTIK; encoded by the coding sequence ATGCAAACAAAAACAATGGATACAACTTTATTTAAAGCAGCCATGAGACACCTTACAGCTACAGTTACAGTTGTAAGTACAAATGGAGTTGCTGGTAAAAATGGCATCACTGCTACAGCCGTATCCTCTTTATCAGACACACCACCTAGCTTAGTAGTATGTGTAAACAAAAAAAGTGATTTTCACGATCAAGTAACTAAAAATAAAGTTTTTTCAGTGCATATACTTTCTGAGGAAATGACTGAGATTTCTAATTGTTTTGCTGGTTACAAAGGACTTCAAGGTGAAGATAAATTTTCTATGGGTGAATGGACACTAGAAAACAACTTCTATAATCTTAATAAAGCACTTGTAAATATACATTGTGAACTTGCAGAAAGTCACAATGGTTTTTCTCACAGTATTTTTGTTGGGAAAATGATCGATATTGAGTTGAATGAAGAGAATGAAGATAAACCTCTTCTATACGGACAAGGAAATTACACTACAATTAAATAA
- the ispG gene encoding (E)-4-hydroxy-3-methylbut-2-enyl-diphosphate synthase, with protein MKKEEIQANLYCDNINAYERRTTVTVKIGNVPMGGTNPIRVQSMTTVDTMDTEGSIEEVIRMVDSGCEYVRITAPSIKEAENLQNIKDGLLARGYNVPLVADIHFTPNAAEVAARIVEKVRINPGNYADKKKFDFIEYDDATYQEELERIRERFIPLVEICKEHGTAMRIGTNHGSLSDRILSRYGDTPLGMVESALEFLRICNDLDYHEIVLSMKASNTQVMVQAYRLLVQKMNEEGLKPYPLHLGVTEAGDGEDGRVKSAVGIGTLLEDGLGDTVRVSLTEAPEAEAPVAESLINRYDHRADNSSPIVTNISVSPKNPFKYERRKTKEVENFGDHNVPRVIADFSKVNTIEMSDLKNIGHHYLPATDKWGMSDHGADYIYTGAETLPFMAPNGLKNIIDATVWNDQSAAVPLFEVDAFFNANEVHPTINFVRGTFNAFTPVVLSELAAYNNVVLILHTNNEHAMPELRASLFKFYTENLQLPVVIEREYNKVDADQLQLYSSTDIGGLLIDGLGDGALLKPLASSDRNDLLENIKVSNRLAFGILQAARTRMTKTEYISCPSCGRTLFDLQETTAMIRKRTDHLKGVKIGIMGCIVNGPGEMADADYGYVGSGKGKITLYRGQEVVKRSVPEANAVDELINLIDEDGNWFAPSDDLLN; from the coding sequence ATGAAAAAAGAAGAGATACAAGCAAATTTATATTGTGACAATATTAACGCGTACGAAAGAAGAACTACCGTTACCGTAAAAATAGGAAATGTACCTATGGGTGGAACCAACCCAATTAGAGTACAATCTATGACAACTGTTGACACAATGGATACTGAAGGATCAATCGAAGAAGTAATTCGTATGGTTGATTCTGGATGTGAGTACGTGAGAATTACTGCACCAAGTATTAAAGAAGCTGAAAACCTTCAAAATATAAAAGATGGATTATTAGCAAGAGGATATAACGTTCCTTTAGTTGCTGATATACATTTTACTCCAAATGCCGCAGAAGTTGCTGCTCGAATTGTTGAAAAAGTTCGTATCAACCCTGGAAATTACGCAGATAAGAAGAAGTTTGATTTCATTGAGTACGATGATGCTACTTATCAAGAAGAATTAGAACGAATTAGAGAACGCTTTATTCCTTTAGTAGAGATATGCAAGGAACATGGAACAGCAATGAGAATTGGAACAAACCATGGTTCATTGTCTGATCGTATCTTAAGTAGATATGGAGACACCCCACTAGGAATGGTAGAATCTGCTCTTGAATTCTTGAGAATTTGTAATGATCTTGACTACCATGAGATTGTTCTATCTATGAAAGCAAGTAACACACAAGTAATGGTACAAGCATACCGTTTATTGGTGCAAAAAATGAACGAAGAAGGTTTAAAACCTTACCCGTTACATTTAGGTGTTACAGAAGCAGGTGACGGCGAAGATGGTAGAGTAAAATCTGCTGTTGGTATAGGTACTTTATTAGAAGATGGGCTTGGTGATACTGTACGTGTTTCATTAACTGAGGCACCTGAAGCAGAAGCACCTGTTGCAGAATCTTTAATCAACCGTTATGACCATAGAGCTGATAATAGTTCTCCTATTGTAACTAATATTAGTGTATCTCCTAAAAATCCTTTCAAATACGAAAGAAGAAAAACTAAAGAAGTTGAGAACTTTGGTGACCATAATGTACCAAGAGTAATTGCTGATTTTAGTAAGGTTAATACTATAGAAATGTCAGACCTTAAAAATATTGGACACCACTATTTACCTGCTACAGATAAGTGGGGAATGTCTGACCATGGGGCTGACTACATATACACTGGAGCTGAAACATTACCTTTTATGGCTCCAAATGGGTTAAAAAATATTATAGATGCAACTGTTTGGAATGACCAATCTGCAGCAGTGCCTCTATTTGAAGTAGATGCATTCTTTAACGCGAATGAAGTTCACCCTACAATTAATTTTGTTAGAGGAACATTTAATGCCTTCACTCCTGTTGTTCTTTCTGAATTAGCTGCGTATAATAATGTAGTTCTTATTTTACATACAAATAACGAACACGCAATGCCAGAACTTAGAGCTTCTCTTTTCAAATTTTACACAGAAAATTTACAATTACCTGTTGTGATTGAGAGAGAATATAATAAAGTTGATGCTGATCAACTTCAACTTTACAGTTCAACAGATATTGGCGGACTATTAATAGATGGCCTTGGTGATGGAGCATTATTAAAACCTTTAGCATCGTCTGACAGAAATGACCTTTTGGAAAACATTAAGGTGAGTAATAGATTGGCCTTTGGTATTCTTCAAGCAGCTCGTACTAGAATGACAAAAACAGAATACATTTCTTGTCCTTCTTGTGGTAGAACACTATTTGATTTACAGGAGACTACAGCTATGATCCGTAAAAGAACAGACCACCTTAAAGGGGTGAAAATTGGAATTATGGGCTGTATTGTAAACGGACCGGGCGAAATGGCAGATGCAGATTACGGTTATGTTGGATCTGGTAAAGGAAAAATTACCTTATATAGAGGACAGGAAGTAGTAAAAAGATCTGTTCCTGAAGCAAATGCAGTAGATGAATTAATTAATTTAATTGACGAAGATGGTAATTGGTTTGCTCCATCAGATGATCTTTTAAATTAG
- a CDS encoding DUF4249 family protein, translating into MTIKNFQYIIYFFIFTLTACEDVITVDLATGRPQIVVDGWLNNKFETQKIRLVSTTGYFNSDAPPFVDNATVKVHNLVSNTTIDFTYDKEGYYTWTPATLADTLIVRQRPSDFDRDSDGLYNNYYRLEVTAEFTGVDVHFEAFTSLERTPIIDSLTFKTQEASDDYPEVIYGELWAKDFAGPADCYWIKTWKNDSLLNKSNEMSLAFDITPGRSDYGDVIEEDTYFIPPVRNSINPRLSDDEQEAKKPLYQINDSVYCEIHSMTENAFDFMSQAKSQMSNGGLFATPLANVPSNILALDSKSDGLVVGVFCGSAISSKGFRIKTKPPYEEK; encoded by the coding sequence ATGACAATCAAAAATTTTCAATATATTATCTACTTCTTTATTTTCACACTAACAGCTTGTGAAGATGTAATTACAGTAGATTTAGCAACAGGTAGACCACAAATAGTTGTAGACGGTTGGCTCAACAATAAATTTGAGACACAAAAAATACGCTTGGTCTCTACAACTGGTTATTTCAATTCTGATGCTCCCCCTTTTGTAGATAATGCAACAGTTAAAGTACATAATCTTGTAAGTAATACAACAATAGATTTTACTTATGATAAAGAAGGATACTACACATGGACCCCAGCTACATTAGCAGATACTTTAATAGTAAGACAACGCCCTTCTGATTTTGATAGAGATAGTGATGGCTTATATAATAATTATTACCGTTTAGAAGTAACTGCAGAATTTACAGGTGTAGATGTACATTTTGAAGCATTTACTTCTTTAGAGAGAACACCAATAATTGACTCTCTCACATTCAAAACTCAAGAAGCTTCTGATGATTATCCAGAAGTGATTTATGGAGAGCTTTGGGCAAAAGATTTTGCTGGGCCTGCTGATTGCTATTGGATAAAAACATGGAAAAATGATTCTCTTCTTAATAAATCTAATGAAATGTCTCTTGCTTTTGACATTACACCTGGAAGAAGTGATTATGGAGATGTAATTGAAGAAGACACTTACTTTATCCCTCCAGTAAGAAATAGTATTAACCCAAGACTGTCTGATGATGAGCAAGAAGCGAAGAAACCACTCTATCAAATTAACGATTCAGTATATTGTGAAATTCACTCTATGACAGAAAATGCATTTGATTTTATGAGTCAAGCTAAATCACAAATGTCAAATGGAGGGCTTTTTGCTACACCATTAGCAAATGTCCCATCAAATATTCTTGCTTTAGATAGTAAAAGTGATGGTTTAGTTGTAGGAGTTTTTTGTGGGTCTGCAATATCTAGCAAAGGATTTCGTATTAAAACTAAGCCCCCTTACGAAGAAAAGTAA
- the rpsA gene encoding 30S ribosomal protein S1, which produces MSEQSQDFNWDEFEAGSSAFGDGYSATEREEMLKMYEGTLNSLTEKEVVKATVVSITDRDVVLNIGFKSDGLVPSNEFRDTPDLKVGDEVEVFVEQQEDANGQLVLSRRKAKIVRAWENIQNALDNDEVIEGVIKRRTKGGLITDIFGIEAFLPGSQIDVKPIRDFDVFVGKKMELKVVKINYANDNVVVSHKILIEKDLEEQKQRILNNLERGQILEGVIKNMTNFGVFIDLGGVDGLLHITDISWGRISHPEEVLQLDQKVNVVVLDFDDDKKRISLGMKQLTSHPWDSLGADVEVGAKVKGKIVNVADYGAFLEIMPGVEGLIHVSEMSWSQHLRNPQDFIKVGDEIEAVVLTIDRDERKMSLGIKQLTEDPWTKKDLLEKYAVGTKHSGVVRNLTNFGLFLELEEGIDGLVHVSDLSWTKKIKHPSEFIKQGEQLDVVVLEINPEERRLALGHKQLEENPWEHFETVFTVDSVHKGTILSKSDKGAVIELPYGIEGFSMSKNLKKEDGSNPETGESLDFKVLEFSKDDKRILLSHVHVYNENAAVAAPKKAAAKKGGSKPAAQGSNEEATTSLGDLDALANLKQQLKGGKK; this is translated from the coding sequence ATGTCAGAACAATCACAAGACTTCAACTGGGACGAATTCGAAGCAGGTTCTTCAGCATTCGGTGATGGCTATTCAGCTACAGAAAGAGAAGAAATGTTGAAAATGTACGAAGGTACATTGAATTCATTAACTGAAAAAGAAGTAGTTAAAGCTACTGTAGTTTCTATTACAGACCGTGATGTAGTATTAAACATTGGATTCAAATCTGATGGTTTAGTTCCTTCTAACGAATTCCGTGACACTCCGGACCTAAAAGTAGGTGACGAAGTTGAAGTATTTGTTGAGCAACAAGAAGACGCAAATGGTCAACTTGTTCTTTCACGTAGAAAAGCTAAAATCGTTCGCGCTTGGGAAAATATCCAAAATGCATTGGATAACGACGAAGTTATCGAAGGTGTTATTAAGCGTAGAACTAAAGGTGGTCTTATCACTGATATATTTGGAATCGAAGCATTCTTGCCAGGTTCTCAAATTGATGTGAAGCCTATCCGTGACTTCGACGTATTTGTAGGTAAGAAGATGGAGTTAAAAGTAGTTAAAATTAACTATGCTAACGACAACGTTGTAGTTTCTCATAAGATCTTGATCGAAAAAGATTTAGAAGAGCAAAAACAACGTATCTTGAACAACCTAGAAAGAGGTCAAATCTTGGAAGGTGTGATCAAAAACATGACAAACTTCGGTGTATTCATCGACTTAGGTGGTGTAGATGGTCTTCTTCACATTACAGACATCTCTTGGGGACGTATTTCTCATCCAGAGGAAGTATTACAACTTGACCAAAAAGTTAACGTTGTTGTTCTTGACTTTGATGATGACAAGAAACGTATCTCATTAGGTATGAAACAACTTACTTCTCACCCTTGGGATTCTCTTGGTGCTGATGTTGAAGTTGGAGCAAAAGTTAAAGGTAAAATCGTTAATGTTGCTGACTACGGTGCATTCTTAGAAATTATGCCAGGCGTTGAAGGTCTGATCCACGTTTCTGAAATGTCATGGTCTCAACACTTACGTAACCCTCAAGACTTCATTAAAGTTGGTGACGAAATCGAAGCAGTTGTATTAACTATCGATCGTGACGAGCGTAAGATGTCTCTAGGTATCAAGCAATTAACTGAAGACCCTTGGACTAAGAAAGACTTATTAGAGAAGTATGCAGTTGGAACTAAGCACTCAGGTGTTGTTCGTAACTTAACTAACTTCGGTCTATTCTTAGAATTAGAAGAAGGTATCGACGGTTTAGTTCACGTTTCTGATCTTTCTTGGACTAAGAAAATCAAGCACCCATCTGAATTCATCAAACAAGGTGAGCAATTAGATGTTGTTGTTCTTGAAATCAATCCAGAAGAGCGTCGTTTAGCGTTAGGTCATAAGCAATTAGAAGAAAACCCTTGGGAACACTTCGAAACAGTATTCACTGTAGATTCAGTTCATAAAGGTACTATCCTTTCTAAATCTGACAAAGGTGCTGTAATCGAATTACCTTACGGTATCGAAGGTTTCTCTATGAGCAAAAACCTTAAGAAAGAAGACGGATCTAATCCTGAAACAGGTGAATCTTTAGACTTTAAAGTATTAGAGTTCTCTAAAGATGATAAGAGAATCCTTCTTTCTCATGTTCATGTTTACAATGAAAACGCAGCAGTTGCAGCTCCTAAGAAAGCAGCAGCTAAAAAAGGTGGTAGCAAGCCAGCAGCACAAGGATCAAACGAAGAAGCTACAACTTCTTTAGGTGATTTGGATGCATTAGCTAACTTGAAACAACAACTTAAAGGTGGTAAAAAGTAA
- a CDS encoding helix-turn-helix domain-containing protein — MEDYNKIIESLNIKFIRSNSLNVIRSVKVSNFYDVQNTLIQVKEGVIAISENEVAHKGDLVFIPGGKSVEIAFGNTDVTEVTNESFINDRDSYLRKITDDVSIHTIQTSFTSVTFDAKAFDSVNFFNSLDIPPFVIPCQDVVNEAINKIYKESLGEKAGKDRIATNLTEYAVIEVFRHVLENKLFVEQIATNSNYFKDPRLIDIFNFIKDNLSSDLSNKILANVANVSEDYVGQYFKMLTGINPQDYIEYQRMEKAVELLRTSRKSIRAIGSEVGYKDTAYFCRRFKMMFRIPAGKMRRRDSLMNV, encoded by the coding sequence ATTGAAGATTACAACAAAATCATCGAATCTTTAAACATCAAGTTTATAAGATCGAACAGCTTAAATGTTATCCGCTCTGTAAAAGTTTCTAACTTTTATGATGTCCAAAACACTTTAATTCAAGTTAAAGAGGGTGTTATCGCAATTAGCGAAAATGAAGTTGCTCACAAAGGCGATTTGGTATTTATACCTGGAGGTAAATCTGTAGAGATTGCTTTTGGTAATACTGACGTTACTGAAGTAACTAATGAAAGCTTTATCAATGATAGAGATTCTTATTTAAGAAAAATCACTGATGATGTTTCTATTCACACAATTCAGACGAGTTTTACATCTGTAACATTTGATGCTAAAGCATTTGATTCTGTAAACTTCTTCAATTCTTTAGACATCCCTCCTTTTGTTATTCCTTGTCAAGATGTTGTAAACGAAGCAATCAATAAAATTTACAAAGAATCTTTAGGTGAAAAAGCTGGCAAAGATAGAATTGCTACTAACTTAACTGAATATGCAGTTATTGAAGTATTCCGCCATGTTTTAGAAAACAAATTATTTGTAGAGCAAATTGCTACAAATAGTAACTACTTTAAAGATCCTCGTCTTATTGATATCTTTAATTTTATCAAAGACAATCTTTCAAGTGATTTATCAAATAAAATATTAGCCAATGTAGCTAATGTATCGGAAGATTATGTTGGTCAGTATTTCAAAATGTTGACAGGTATTAATCCTCAAGATTACATTGAATACCAAAGAATGGAAAAAGCCGTAGAATTACTACGTACTTCTAGAAAAAGTATTCGTGCTATTGGTTCTGAAGTTGGCTATAAAGATACAGCTTACTTCTGTAGAAGATTTAAAATGATGTTCAGAATTCCTGCAGGAAAAATGAGAAGAAGAGACTCATTAATGAACGTCTAA
- a CDS encoding GAF domain-containing protein, protein MSIQQEVDKYTPSRERVEGYYSENFKRLDRAMQYTLLGMFTLAIGLSFESGNWILALGLAIASSVVYFILLYSGTSATTPRYVLALTFFLFQLQYLIVAPHTPYAQFAFFGVLALITLYQSWTLITVYFMMTLLMYISMALLGTDMWLTELINTSIETRSFRGLVSVPLVTLFFYGVCMFISNQLKKQSFRNARYAIFLEDQMHIEENTKLAQDIENGKLYEDYDIHENDILGNLLISMRDQVRIQKENVESQGWIASGLSSISELLLSVKDIKKLSTKTLREITEYMQASLGAFYLYNVETEKLEITACYSQHRRKKVGDTYNKGEGQVGEVFLKNSPTLIESIPDDYTPIQSGLGEALPKNIYIVPLAIKNDVVGVIEVASLKGFSEQEKSLLIEIAPSIALTIRTINSTVRTNELLDESQRTNEQLTLKEESLKENMLLLEDTKREMEIKQQQLEAQEEESLLFFERAMDAMIAFDENGNILRLNPAASHIFQIGIVADGQNIQDVLGKTYDRALNNRKTMKLKRTSGEVFTALVFITEITTNNELRRIAYIQDISDQDKKEKELRILLDKAQIRNEQLAEQEKAMKESLMMMINTKSELNTAQKRVVELEVEIGKLHQELRKKN, encoded by the coding sequence ATGTCAATTCAACAAGAAGTTGATAAATATACACCCTCCCGCGAACGCGTTGAAGGTTATTATTCAGAGAATTTCAAACGATTAGATCGTGCAATGCAGTACACCCTTTTGGGAATGTTCACTTTAGCGATCGGGTTATCTTTTGAATCTGGAAATTGGATTTTGGCACTAGGTCTTGCTATTGCAAGTAGTGTTGTCTATTTCATTTTATTGTATTCTGGAACAAGTGCTACTACCCCTAGATATGTATTGGCACTTACTTTTTTCCTGTTCCAATTACAATATTTAATTGTAGCCCCCCACACGCCATATGCTCAATTTGCTTTCTTTGGTGTTCTAGCATTAATCACGCTATACCAAAGTTGGACTTTAATTACGGTGTATTTTATGATGACCTTATTGATGTATATATCAATGGCATTATTAGGTACAGATATGTGGCTAACAGAATTGATTAATACAAGTATTGAAACTCGCTCTTTTAGAGGGTTAGTTTCTGTACCTCTTGTAACTCTGTTTTTCTATGGTGTTTGTATGTTTATTTCAAATCAATTAAAAAAACAATCTTTTAGAAATGCACGTTATGCAATTTTTCTTGAAGATCAAATGCATATTGAAGAGAACACAAAACTTGCACAAGATATAGAAAATGGAAAGTTATACGAAGATTACGACATACATGAAAATGACATTCTTGGTAATCTTTTAATATCCATGAGAGATCAAGTAAGAATTCAGAAAGAAAATGTAGAGAGTCAAGGGTGGATTGCCTCTGGTTTATCTTCTATTTCAGAACTACTACTATCTGTAAAAGACATCAAGAAGTTAAGTACAAAAACACTTAGGGAAATTACAGAGTATATGCAGGCTTCTTTAGGAGCATTTTATTTATACAATGTAGAAACTGAAAAACTTGAGATTACTGCTTGTTATAGTCAACACAGAAGAAAAAAAGTTGGAGACACATATAACAAGGGTGAAGGGCAAGTTGGAGAAGTGTTTCTAAAAAACTCACCAACTCTAATAGAATCTATTCCTGACGACTATACTCCTATTCAATCAGGATTAGGTGAAGCGCTTCCTAAAAATATCTACATTGTTCCTTTAGCTATTAAAAATGATGTTGTTGGCGTAATTGAGGTAGCTTCGTTAAAAGGTTTTAGTGAACAAGAAAAATCTCTTTTAATAGAAATTGCTCCATCTATTGCTCTTACCATAAGAACTATAAATTCTACAGTAAGAACCAATGAACTCCTTGATGAATCTCAGAGAACAAATGAGCAGTTGACATTAAAAGAAGAATCGCTCAAAGAAAATATGTTGCTTTTAGAAGACACTAAAAGAGAGATGGAAATAAAACAGCAACAGTTAGAAGCTCAAGAAGAGGAAAGTTTACTATTCTTTGAAAGAGCAATGGATGCGATGATTGCTTTTGATGAAAATGGCAACATTTTAAGATTAAACCCTGCAGCATCTCATATTTTCCAAATAGGGATTGTTGCAGACGGACAAAACATTCAAGATGTTCTAGGTAAAACATATGATAGAGCACTAAATAATAGGAAAACAATGAAACTGAAGCGTACTTCTGGCGAAGTGTTTACTGCTTTAGTATTTATTACTGAAATTACTACAAATAATGAGCTAAGAAGAATAGCTTATATTCAAGATATTTCTGATCAAGATAAAAAAGAAAAAGAGTTAAGGATTTTATTAGACAAGGCTCAAATCAGAAATGAACAATTGGCTGAGCAAGAAAAAGCCATGAAAGAAAGCTTGATGATGATGATTAATACAAAATCTGAATTAAATACCGCTCAGAAAAGAGTTGTTGAACTCGAAGTTGAAATTGGTAAGCTTCATCAAGAATTAAGAAAAAAGAATTAA